The genomic window TTCCCGAACCCATGGGCCATCGGTTTTTCCAAGGATGGCAACACACTGGTGGTCTCCTCCGCCGGCAACCACGAGATCAGCCTGATCAACCTCCCGGCCATGCGGGAAAAAATCGAGGCCGAAGCCAAGGCCGCCGAAGGGGAGGCGCACCTCAATGCGCACAACAACCTTTCGTTCCTGTCCGGCATCCGCAAACGCATCAAGCTGGCAGGCAACGGACCGCGCGCCCTCGTGGTGGACGGCGAATTCATCTATATCGGCAACTATTATTCCGACACGCTGGAAGTGGTCCGGGTTTCCAAGGACTGGAGCACCCGTAGCGGCGTCTTCCAGCTTGGCCCCCAGCAAAAGCTTACGCCCGAACGCCTAGGCGAAATCTTTTTCAACGATTCCGCGCTCTGCTTCCAAAACTGGCTGAGCTGCGCCACCTGCCACCCCGACGCACGCACCGATGCCATGAACTGGGATTTGCTCAACGACGGCATGGGCAACCCCAAAAACGTCAAGACGATGCTGCTGGCCCACCAAACCCCGCGCGCCATGTGGCTGGGCGTCCGCGCCGATGCCGAGACCGGCGTCCGCGCCGGCATCAAGCATATCCAGTTTGCCGTCCGCCCCGAAAAGGATGCCGTGGCCATCGATGCCTACCTCAAGAGCCTCGAGCCCGTTCCCAGCCCCTACCTGGTGGATGGCAAGTTGAGCGATGCCGCCAAACGCGGCGAGCGTATTTTCGGAGAACAAGGATGCATCGGTTGCCACCCCGCCCCCTACTTCACCGATCTGAACATGTATGACATGGGCACCACCAAGGGGCAGGACGAAGGATTGCCCGTGGATGTCCCGCAGCTCATCGAAAGCTGGCGCACCGCGCCCTACATGCACGATGGTCGCGCCGCAACCATGCGCGATGTATTCTCGGAATTCCAGCACGGCAACGTTTCCGGCCTTTCCGAAAAGCAGATCAACGACCTCTCCGAATACGTGCTGTCGCTTTAACCCTGGCACGCCAAACGCCGCGATGGGAGCAGGTGCAAGGCTATCTTACTTGCATAAGTGTGATATGGGGTTTCGCGCACGTATTATTGGACATTATCCAATTTCATACTTATGCAAGTGTGATAATCACGATTCGCTCAGGCGTTTGGCTTCCTTCTCTTCGTGGAAGAGTTCGTGCGCTTCCTGGAGGAGGGCCGGAATGCGGTCGGCGAACCGACTGCCTGCCAGGCATGACCAATCGCGCGAATCGATTTCCGTCGCCTTTTGGCCGGCGAACCACTCCCCGGCATTGCCGAGCAGGTTGTAGCGCATCTTGGCGAATTCGGTCAGGCCCAGCCCCTTGGCGAAGGTCCAAAGGCGAAGGATTTCACGTACGTTGATGTTGCCCGGCGTGTCCGTGTGGGGCGGGATGCCCTCGAACCAATGGGCGACCCAGTCCGCGCCGAGGTCGGCCTGGAGCGATTCATGGATCCGGCGTTCGATCTGCCCGACAACCGGATCGTTCGCATGCTTGCACACCGCTTCCACATGCTCATCGAAGTCGGAAGGTTTCGACGCTCCGATGCTGAGGGTGTGCACCTCGGGGCGCGACAGGCAAAACAGATCGTTCCATTGCATGGGGGTCAGGGGGGCGCACAGCGCCTTCATTTTTTCGGCTGGGTGGTAGAGCATGCCGCCTTTGTCGTTGGGGCTGATGATGAATACCCCCATGTCCTGCTTGCTGGCGGCCCGGACCATCGGCCAGTGGAGCTGGTCGTAGATGAAATACCAGTGCAGGTTCACATAGTCGAACTCGCCCGTTTCACAGACGGGCGAGACCACCTCCGGCGATGCGTGGGTGGAAAAACCCATATGGCGCACGCGGCCCTCCTTCTGCAATTGGCGGATGGCTTCGACGCATCCGCCCTTCTTGAGGCAGGTTTCCAAATCCTGCTGCGTGTTGATGCCATGGATGGAGAGGAAATCCACATGGTCGAGCTGGAGATAGTTCATCGAGGTCTCGAAGACCTCAAGCAGTTCCTTGCCGGACTCCTTGACCCCGATCTTGGTCTGCACCATCAGCTTGTCGCGCTCAATCTTCGGCAAGACCCAGCCGAGCTGCATTTCCGACGGGCCGTAGCCGCGCGCGGTTTCGATGTGGTTGATGCCCAGCTCCAGCGCCCGGTGGATGCAGGCCTCGAGGTTTTCCTGCCCCTTGGGATCGATCTTGGACGGATCGAGATCGTCCCAGCCCTGCTGGTAGCGCATGCCTCCGCACGTCAGCACCGGCATCGGCACCTCGGTTCTTCCAAATCGTCTAGTCGGTACTCTCATGATCATTTCGTGGTGCCTACTTTTTATCCAGTTCGTTGCGGATGAGTTCCGCGGTCTTCTTGCCGATGCCCGGGGCTTCGGCGATTTGATCGATGGTGGCACGACCGAGCCGCGTAATCGAGCCAAAGTGTTTCAATAGCAGTTCTTTCTTGGATGCCCCGATGCCGGGAATTTCGTCGAGCCGCGATTCCATGATGCGCTGGCGGCGCAGGTCGCGGTGGTAGGTGATGGCGAAGCGGTGGGCCTCGTCGCGCAGGCGGGTCACCACGGTCAAGCCCGCCGAATGGCGCGGCAGCACCAGGTTGCCCGAATTATCCGTGTAGTCCCAAACCACCTCTTCATAACGTTTGGCCAAGCCCACGATCGGCAGGTCGTCGAGCCCCAGTTCGACCAGCTCGGCCTTGGCGGCGCGCAGCTGAGTGATGCCGCCATCGACCATGACCAAGCCGGGCATGGGCTTGCCCTCCCGTTGCAGGCGCGAATAACGCCGCCGCACCACCTCGGCCATCGAGCGCGGATCGTCGGCCCCCTCGACGGTCTTGATCCGGAACCGGCGGTAGCGGTTTGGATAGGGTACGCCATCGACGGAGCACACCATGCTGGCCACGGAGCTGGTGCCTGAAATGTTGGAGATATCGAAGCATTCGATCACGCGCGGCTCCTCCATCAGCTTCAGTTGCGTCTGCAGTTCTTTCAGGCCCTGGCGTGCCTCGTCCTGCTTCATCTTCGGCGTCTTGCGCACCTTGGCCTTTTCCTTCACGGCGTTGTGGAGGTGCATGAGCATGTCGCGCAGGGCGGCGGCTTCCTCGAACCGCAACCCGCCGGCCATACGCTCCATCTCGGCGCGCAACTCCTTGAGCATGCCCATGCGCTCGCCGCGCAGGAAGGCGCAGGCCTCCTCCACCCGGCCGCGGTATTCCTCCGCCGACACCTTGCCGATGCACGGGGCCGAACAGTTGGCGATGATATCGTTGCTGCAATGCTTGTAGGTGTCGGCATCCGGCTCGCGCGGGCGGCAACGCCGCAATCCGAAGTGCCGCTCCAGGAACTCAACCGCCACCTTCGCCGCCATGCCGGAGGTGTAAGGGCCGAAGTAGGCGGCGCCATCGTTCTTCCTGATGCGAACTTTCCCGATGGTTGGAAACGGATGCTGCACATCGATGCGGATCATCGTGAACCGCTTGTCGTCCTTCCAGAGCGTGTTGTAGTGCGGGCGGTATTCCTTGATCAGCTTGCCTTCGGTCAGGATGGCCTCCGCCTCGCTCTTGAGCACGACGATGTCGAAATCGTCGATGGAGTTGATCAGACTGCGGATTTTCGGTTGCGCGGTGCGTTTGGTGTGCTGCCGGAAATAACTCTGCACCCGCTTGCGCAGCGAAGCCGCCTTGCCGATGTAGATGATCTTGCCATCGCGGTCGCGCATCAGGTAGCACCCCGGTTTGTCCGGCAGCGTCTTGAGCTTTTCCTTGATGGTTTTCGAAAATTCCATGGGCAGGAAATATACAGATGCGCAACCGAATGGCAAAACAACTTCAATTGGCAACGCTTCCCCGCTATCTTGAGAAACATGCGTATCTTCCGCCTCAATCCAATAATCGGCATCCTCCTGTTCGTGTTGGCGGGACTCGCCTCGATCCCCCTGGCCGAACGATGGATCACGCTCGATTCGAACGCCCGCATCCACACCGACCCCGGCAGCATTCCCAAACGGAAAGTGGGCCTGCTGCTCGGTTGCGCGCCGAACATTTATTTCCACTATCGGGTCAAGGCCGCGGTTGATCTGTTCAAGGCCGGTAGGATTGATTTCATTCTCGTGAGCGGCGACAACCACACCGCCACGTACGACGAAGCCAGCGCCATGAAAAACGCCCTGACCCGACGCGGCGTTCCCGGCGAACGGGTGGTCTGCGACTTTGCCGGCTTCAGCACCATCGATTCCATTGTCCGCGCAAAGGAAGTCTTCGGCCAACAGCAGCTCACCGTCATATCCCAGGAATTCCATGTCCGCCGCGCCCTTTTCATTGCCAAGCGCAAACGGATCGATGCCGTCGGCTATTGCGCACAGGACGTCGATTTCTCCATCGGCGGCCCCACCCAGTTCCGCGAGGCCCTTGCACGCGTCAAAACCATCCTCGACCTCTACCTCCTCCGCCGCCAGCCCCGCTTCCTCGGCGAGCCCGTCCCGATCGGGGAGGAAGAAGCCGAAATCTTTTCCACCGATAAGGCTTGAGGCTATTTAGACCGGATATAATTATGTCGGCGAGATTTGACCATGGATTTGCTACTGAACATTCTGAAGGAAATCTGGTTGGTGACCGTGCAAATGGCCCCCTACCTCCTTTTTGGCTTCCTGATGGCGGGGATTCTTTCCGTCCTGATTTCGAAGGACTATGTTCGGCGGCACCTGGGAGGACATGGCTGGATGGGCTCATTCAAGGCGGCGCTGGTCGGGGTGCCGATGCCGATCTGCTCGTGCGGGGTCATTCCCTTGGCGGCATCGCTCCGCAAGCATGGGGCCAGCCGCGGGGCAACGGCTTCGTTCCTGGCATCGACCCCGCAAACGGGGATCGATAGCCTCATGATTACCTATGCCCTGCTGGGCTGGGTGTTTGCCGTATTCCGGGCGATTGTGGCTTTCGCCTCCGGCGTGATCTGCGGAACGGCCATCGCGGCGGTCTCGCCAAAGGAAGACGCCGGAACCGGCGAGTGCGAGGATGAATGCTGCCAACCCAACCAACAACCGGCGATCAAACGCATGCTCTCGTATGGTTTCATCAGCCTCCCGCGCGACATTGCCAAGGCCATGCTGGTGGGCATCATTATTTCGGGAATCATCAGCGGACTCATCCCCGATGATTTCTTTGCCGACCGCCTGGGCGGTTCCCCGATTGCCATGCTCATCATGCTGGTGATCGGCATTCCGCTTTATGTCTGTTCATCGGCATCGGTTCCGATTGCACTGGCCTTCATCAAGGCCGGCCTCTCTCCAGGGGCGGCGCTGGTGTTCCTGATCACGGGGCCGGCAACGAATGCCGCAACCCTGACCACGCTTTGGCAGATCATAGGCAAGAAACAGCTCGTTGTCTTCCTCGTTGTCCTGGCCCTGTGCGCCCTTGCCGCAGGATACCTGATGAACTTGTTCAGCCCCGTCCTGGGTGTGGCGGAGCAGGTTTGCCATGGAAAAGAAACCACTTCGCCCCTGGATCTGGCCTGGGCAGTGCTACTGCTCGCCGTTCTACTCAAAGCCCTGCTTCCGAAAAGGACCTGAACCCACGCACCCGCCCCCCCGCAATGCAAAAGAAATGGCCTTTCACGAAAAAACACCTTTCGCCCGGCCCACCACTTTAATAAACTCTTTTGTGAGGTCAGAGAAAGACGGGAACAAAAATGGATAAAAAAACATATTCTATTATGGTCATCGACGACCACCCGATTATCCATGACGGATTGAAGACCTTGCTTTCTTCGGAAACGGACATGGAAATCCACGCCACAGCCACTTCGGCATCGGAGGCGATCGACAAACTTGAGAATGGACTGCCGGATATCGCCATCGTCGACCTTTCACTTGGCGATTCGGATGGCACCTACCTGATCCAACGCATCAGAACCCTATATCCCAAACTAAAAATACTGGTCTACACGATGTCGGAGGAAAAGCTGTTTGCCGAGCGGGTGGCTGGAGCAGGAGCGGATGGCTACGTCATGAAAACGTCACCACCCCCGACCCTGAAGCAGGCGATCCGAACCGTGCTGGCCGGCCGGCTTTACTTTACCGACGAAACCCTGCGGCGCGTCCAAAAGAAAATGGATGGAAGGAGCGAGGGGCCAAAATCATTGATCGACTCCCTCTCAAACCGGGAAATGGATATTTTCAAGCACATCGGCCTTGGACTGGATACCGTGAGCATCGGCAGGAAACTCAACATCAGCCGCAACACGGTCGACACCCATCGCATCAACATAAAGAACAAGCTCGAGCTACCCAACGGCAAGGCACTCGACCGCCTGGCCTACGAAGTAATCCAGCAGGGCAAGGTGCCGTGAAGCCACAGGCTCGCTGTCCCGCTTTCGGGACGATCCAAATAGATTAAAACAAGCAGGGCGGTAAGCCGGATTCTGTTCTCCTCGCGGAGTCGGTCATTTATCTAGTGCGTTCAACCCGCGACTAATAGCGATGCGGGCAGCATCATCGTCGCCTATTTGATCTTGCTCCGGACGGGGTTTACCATGCGACCATCGTTGCCTTTGGCCCGGTGGGCTCTTACCACCACCATTTCACCCTTACCGCCCCGCAACGCGTGACGGCGGTATATTTTCTGCGGCACTTTCCATCCCATGCGATCTGGCACATGGGTTCCCGCGTTAACCACGGGACGTCCTGCCCTGCGGAGTCCGGACTTTCCTCCCTCCGAAGAGAGCGACCGATACACCCTGCCTGTTAAAAAATGATGAGTGACCATTGAGTCGTGACATCATCACGTCTCACGTTTCACTTTCCACGCCTTATGGCGCTGGATTGTAGACGATGCGCCCGCAAAAGTTGCAGGCAACAATCTTGGTTGGATTGCGCGCGTCGTTGGTGACCTGCGGAGGAAGCTTCATGTGGCAACCGCCGCAATGTCCGCCGGGCTCCACCAAAACAACCGCAAAGTCGCGCTTGTTATTCAAGATCCTGGAATATTTTTGCAACAACGCCTTGTCGCAGAGAGCGGCCGCACGGGCGCGGTCGACCTTCATGCTTTCGGCCCGTTCCTGAAGCTCGGCCGCACGCTCATCAAGCTCTCGCAGCTCGTCCGAAATCCCGGCTCTTTCGCCATTTAGCTTTTCTTCGCATTCGGCAACGATGGCCTTGCCCTGTTCCAAGGCTTCCATCAACTTTATTTCTTTTTCCTCAAGGGCCTTGATCTCGTCCTCGACCACACCGATTTCCTTCACGAAGGCTCGGTATTGCTCGTTGGTCTGGGCATCCATCTGCTGGTTTTTATATTTGGTGACCTTTTCCTTAAGGGATTCCACCTCCAGCTCCTGCTCCTTGAGCGTGGCTTCGGTGTGCTTTCGGCTGTCGAGCGCCATATCGAGCTTTTTCTTCGTACCGCTCAGCTGCGCTTCAATATCGCTCTTCCGCTGCGGGATGTCGCGGATTTCCCGCATGATCTTGATGAGTCTACGATCCTTCTTCTGCAAGGCATAAATCGGTTCCAACGGGTGCGACACGGCAACCTCCTTCAATTTCTAAAAAACAAGCTCAGTAACCTACCCCTTCGACACAGCAACGTCAACGCGATGAAGCGACTTATTTACTCCCCGGATGAACCAGTTCAAGACCCTCCCGGCAGAGCGGGCAGTCGGAAGGATCGTAGGTGATGGGTTCGATATCCAGCAGGCTCACCAGAGGGGCATCGAAGGTCGCCTTGCCCCCGCTACGGTTCACGAGGATGCCGATCGCGGCAACTTCCCCGCCGTTCTCTTTCACAATGTCAACGGTTTCCTGAACACGCCCGCCGCGCGTCACCACATCCTCGGCAATCACAAACCGTTCGCCCGGCTTAATCTTGAAGCGGCGCAGCACCAGCTTGTTGTCCTCCTTCTCCACAAAGATAAAGCGTACCCCCAGCGCACGGGCAACGTCGTGGCCAATGGTGATCCCGCCCATCGCCGGCGCAATCACCGTATCGACCTCCAGCTCCTTGAGTTCATCCTTCATCTTCTCCACCAGCGCCTCGCAGAGCTGGCCGGCAATGCGCGGATACTGCAAAACCAGCGCGCACTGGAAAAACTGGTTGCTATGCAAGCCCGAGCGCAATTCAAAATGGCCATTCAGCAATGCGCTGGTTTCCTCGAACAATTTCAATACATCTTCCTGAGTCATCGAATCTCCCTTGTTAAATACCGATATCAAAACATTCCCGACAGCTTCCCACAAACCGCCCGATTCCGTCCATTTCAAATTACCCCACAGCCCGGACGGAAAAAGTGACGGCCGTCACTTTTTCCGTCCGGGCTCCCCCACAACATGAAAAAGAGCGCCCGGAACCCAGACGCTCTTCGCAACCACAAGAGGGCGTTTATTTGGCGAGTTTAAGCGCCTCGACCTGGCCCTGGCGGGCATAGTCGGCGGCCTCGGCCAGGATGCGGGCGGCCTCCTGCGGGGCGTGGAAGCCCATGGAGTTTTCGGCGGCAATGTAGTCGAGGCGCCATTGGGCCTTTCGCTGCATTTCCAACGCGTCTTTCAGCTGTTCTTCCGTAGCGCCGGCCTTTTTGGCCGCCATCACGGCATCCATCAGGTCGTTCAGCGCCTCGCCGCCGCGAAGCAAGAGGTGGTAGTTCGTATCCTGTATCTTTTTGACACGGGCCTTGATCTCCTCTTCGGATGAATGGTGGCAGGTTTGGCAGGAGCGGTTGATGTTCAGCAACGGGCTGCGCACCCAGTGGTCGGAAACCTTGGAGGCGCCGTCGCGCATGTAGGGCATATGGCAGTCGGAGCAGGAGACGCCGCTGCGGGCGTGGATGCCCTGGCTCCACAGTTCGAATTCCGGGTGCTGGGCCTTGAGGATCGGCGCACCGGTCTCCTTGTGTTTGTAGTCGTAGAACCGGTCGCCGCTGGTCAGCTTGGTTTCGTTCCACTCCTGCTCGAGGTTTTCCATGGCCAGGCCATTGCTCCACGGGAAGGTCAGCGGGAAGTCGGAGGAACAGTAGTATTCCACGTGGCACTGGCCACAGACAAACGAGCGCATTTCGTTGCGAGTGGCATCCTCATTCGGATCATACGGCCGGGAACGGGAACCCTGGCGCCAGATGTCGATGGAGGGCACCGCCGGTACCGGGGCATCGGATTCAGCCAGGCGCTGGATTCCGACGATGAAGGCCGGACGGGTGACGCGGATGGCCATTGAATCGGGATCGTGGCAGTCCACGCAGGAAACCGAATGCCCGTGGCCCATGTCGTGCACCATTTTATTGAGTTCCTGATAGGACATGGCGTGGGTTTTATTCATTCCGGCAAGCGCATCGCCATCGCCCAGCTTACGATAAACCGGCATGAGGGACGCATGGCAGTGCATGCAGGAGCCGGACTGCTTCACGTTATGGCGCTTGGTTTCTTCCTGGTCGGAGAGCATGTAGGCATGGCCGCGGCGGTCGCGGTAGTCGATGGAAAAGGCATAGCCCTTGAACATGCGCTTGAGCCAATGGTATTCCGGGCGGTCAATCTTTTCCTCGGGAAGGGCTTCGCTTCCGCCATGGCCCCCATAGGTGGTTTTGGTGGCCAGCGCCGTGCGCTTGTACATGTCGTACTGCTTCGGCCAGTTCTTGCCCCAGACCTCGGGATCGGTCGTATCCTCGGTAACTTCAACCAGGCGCACATACCGGTGTTTCGCCTCGGCTTTTCGCTCTGAAATATTGGCCAGCAGCGCCGCAACGGCAACAGCCGCCAAGGCCACAACCACCACCACAACGATGAATATTCCGGCACCGCCCTGTTTCTTCATTAGTTTATTCATGGTTTTCCCTTTCCCGTTTTAATCCGCGATCCGCTCCGCCGATACTTGTTGGCAATGAGCCATGGCCCACATCCGCATGGCAATGGATGCACTGGACGGCATCCGGATCGGATATATCCCTTTTAAACATTTCGTGAACCATGTCTTCGTGGCACTCGACGCAGTTGTGCTGGAGAATCCGATGGTTCTTGCCCTTGATCATGATCGGCTCATGAAAATCCTGTGTCGTGAACGCCTTGGAGTGGTGGTAGCCGTTTTCGGCTTTGGCCACGTATTTCCCAACGAAGTCGTGCGGCAAATGGCAATCCACGCACGTGGCAACGGCATGATGGCTGGATTTTTGCCAGGAATCGTATTGGGGGTTCATGATGTGGCAGTTGGCGCAGGCTTTGGGATCGGCGCTCAAATAGGAAAGGCCTTCGGCATAGCGCATGGTGAACGCCCCGGTGCCCACCAGGATTCCCAGTATAACGGCCAGAATTGTCGCCTTTTTACTCAACATGCTCAATACCCCTTTGATTCCTGCGCGCGAAACCAATACATGACTATTGCGGTAGTATTGCGCGTTATTTGAAAGCGTGCTCCTTTTCATCACCTAGTGGAAGGAATAATTGGTTCAATCACCTTATTTGAACAGCATCCCATTAAGCCATGATTCATCTTGCTTCCCCTCCATGGAAAACGTATGAAAAACGGCCCTTATGAACGAAAACAAACTAACGACCTACTTTGTCAACGTCCTCGGGTGCAAGGTCAACCAATACGATGCCCAGCAGATCGAGCAACTGCTCGAACGCTATGGACTGGAAAAGACCGACACCTCCGACGATGCCGATTTGATTGTTGTGCACACCTGCGGGGTAACGGCGGACGCGGCGCGAAAGTCGCGCCAGACCATCCGCAAGATGCAGCGCAACAATCCCCTTGCCCATGTGATTGTGACCGGATGCGCGGCAAACGATGAACTCACGCAGGTCGACCAGGATCCCGTCTTCCGCGTCCCGGCCGGGGCCGACTGGCTGCAGCGGCTGGTCGAACAGCTCGACGCGCTGGCCATGCCCCACCGCCATGGAGTGGACGGCATCACCACCGACACGTTCACCATTTCGAGGTTCGAGGGCCACACCCGCGCCTTTCTCAAGGTGCAGGACGGTTGCGACATCGGCTGCTCGTTCTGCATCATTCCCCAGCTCCGCAAGGCCCCGCGCGACAAGGCGATCGCGGACGCCGTGCGCGAAGCCACCGCCCTCACGGCGGCGGGTTATCGCGAAATCGTCGTTACCGGCGTGAGTGTGGGCCTCTATGGGCGCGAGCAGGGTTCTTCGCTCGCCGAAATGCTGCGCTCCCTCGTTGCCGTACCGGATATCGGGCGCATTCGCCTTTCCAGCCTGCACCCCGGGGAGTTGACCGCGGAGCTGCTGGACGTGTGGGCGTCCTCGCCCGCCATCATGCCGCACCTGCACCTCTCGTTGCAATCCGGCTCCGATGCCGTGCTCGCGGCGATGCGCCGCGGCTATACCGCGGATGAATATCTCGATGCCGTCGAACGCGCCCGC from Pontiella desulfatans includes these protein-coding regions:
- a CDS encoding zinc ribbon domain-containing protein, with the translated sequence MSHPLEPIYALQKKDRRLIKIMREIRDIPQRKSDIEAQLSGTKKKLDMALDSRKHTEATLKEQELEVESLKEKVTKYKNQQMDAQTNEQYRAFVKEIGVVEDEIKALEEKEIKLMEALEQGKAIVAECEEKLNGERAGISDELRELDERAAELQERAESMKVDRARAAALCDKALLQKYSRILNNKRDFAVVLVEPGGHCGGCHMKLPPQVTNDARNPTKIVACNFCGRIVYNPAP
- the pyrE gene encoding orotate phosphoribosyltransferase; this encodes MTQEDVLKLFEETSALLNGHFELRSGLHSNQFFQCALVLQYPRIAGQLCEALVEKMKDELKELEVDTVIAPAMGGITIGHDVARALGVRFIFVEKEDNKLVLRRFKIKPGERFVIAEDVVTRGGRVQETVDIVKENGGEVAAIGILVNRSGGKATFDAPLVSLLDIEPITYDPSDCPLCREGLELVHPGSK
- a CDS encoding response regulator transcription factor, whose protein sequence is MDKKTYSIMVIDDHPIIHDGLKTLLSSETDMEIHATATSASEAIDKLENGLPDIAIVDLSLGDSDGTYLIQRIRTLYPKLKILVYTMSEEKLFAERVAGAGADGYVMKTSPPPTLKQAIRTVLAGRLYFTDETLRRVQKKMDGRSEGPKSLIDSLSNREMDIFKHIGLGLDTVSIGRKLNISRNTVDTHRINIKNKLELPNGKALDRLAYEVIQQGKVP
- a CDS encoding ammonia-forming cytochrome c nitrite reductase subunit c552 — its product is MNKLMKKQGGAGIFIVVVVVVALAAVAVAALLANISERKAEAKHRYVRLVEVTEDTTDPEVWGKNWPKQYDMYKRTALATKTTYGGHGGSEALPEEKIDRPEYHWLKRMFKGYAFSIDYRDRRGHAYMLSDQEETKRHNVKQSGSCMHCHASLMPVYRKLGDGDALAGMNKTHAMSYQELNKMVHDMGHGHSVSCVDCHDPDSMAIRVTRPAFIVGIQRLAESDAPVPAVPSIDIWRQGSRSRPYDPNEDATRNEMRSFVCGQCHVEYYCSSDFPLTFPWSNGLAMENLEQEWNETKLTSGDRFYDYKHKETGAPILKAQHPEFELWSQGIHARSGVSCSDCHMPYMRDGASKVSDHWVRSPLLNINRSCQTCHHSSEEEIKARVKKIQDTNYHLLLRGGEALNDLMDAVMAAKKAGATEEQLKDALEMQRKAQWRLDYIAAENSMGFHAPQEAARILAEAADYARQGQVEALKLAK
- a CDS encoding aldo/keto reductase — protein: MRVPTRRFGRTEVPMPVLTCGGMRYQQGWDDLDPSKIDPKGQENLEACIHRALELGINHIETARGYGPSEMQLGWVLPKIERDKLMVQTKIGVKESGKELLEVFETSMNYLQLDHVDFLSIHGINTQQDLETCLKKGGCVEAIRQLQKEGRVRHMGFSTHASPEVVSPVCETGEFDYVNLHWYFIYDQLHWPMVRAASKQDMGVFIISPNDKGGMLYHPAEKMKALCAPLTPMQWNDLFCLSRPEVHTLSIGASKPSDFDEHVEAVCKHANDPVVGQIERRIHESLQADLGADWVAHWFEGIPPHTDTPGNINVREILRLWTFAKGLGLTEFAKMRYNLLGNAGEWFAGQKATEIDSRDWSCLAGSRFADRIPALLQEAHELFHEEKEAKRLSES
- a CDS encoding excinuclease ABC subunit UvrC, giving the protein MEFSKTIKEKLKTLPDKPGCYLMRDRDGKIIYIGKAASLRKRVQSYFRQHTKRTAQPKIRSLINSIDDFDIVVLKSEAEAILTEGKLIKEYRPHYNTLWKDDKRFTMIRIDVQHPFPTIGKVRIRKNDGAAYFGPYTSGMAAKVAVEFLERHFGLRRCRPREPDADTYKHCSNDIIANCSAPCIGKVSAEEYRGRVEEACAFLRGERMGMLKELRAEMERMAGGLRFEEAAALRDMLMHLHNAVKEKAKVRKTPKMKQDEARQGLKELQTQLKLMEEPRVIECFDISNISGTSSVASMVCSVDGVPYPNRYRRFRIKTVEGADDPRSMAEVVRRRYSRLQREGKPMPGLVMVDGGITQLRAAKAELVELGLDDLPIVGLAKRYEEVVWDYTDNSGNLVLPRHSAGLTVVTRLRDEAHRFAITYHRDLRRQRIMESRLDEIPGIGASKKELLLKHFGSITRLGRATIDQIAEAPGIGKKTAELIRNELDKK
- a CDS encoding cell surface protein, producing MKLFSTIAISFALLGAAGAQTYLSPCDIDQSPDKKTIYITAHTGRQLLCFDVASKKVAKCIDLPAQPSGTVHSTDGKTLFIAGGGPDGRIWKVDNGTITGEFETGHTPISPVPSPDGKMLYVCNRFDTDVSFIDLASGETVARVPVLREPVAADVTHDGKFLFVANHIPDGRADVDYVASKISVINTATKEVETIPLVNGAEGVRDLKVSPDGTKIFATHLMARFLVPTTQLERGWVSTDALSVIDVASRSLEYTVLLDDVDQGFPNPWAIGFSKDGNTLVVSSAGNHEISLINLPAMREKIEAEAKAAEGEAHLNAHNNLSFLSGIRKRIKLAGNGPRALVVDGEFIYIGNYYSDTLEVVRVSKDWSTRSGVFQLGPQQKLTPERLGEIFFNDSALCFQNWLSCATCHPDARTDAMNWDLLNDGMGNPKNVKTMLLAHQTPRAMWLGVRADAETGVRAGIKHIQFAVRPEKDAVAIDAYLKSLEPVPSPYLVDGKLSDAAKRGERIFGEQGCIGCHPAPYFTDLNMYDMGTTKGQDEGLPVDVPQLIESWRTAPYMHDGRAATMRDVFSEFQHGNVSGLSEKQINDLSEYVLSL
- the nrfH gene encoding cytochrome c nitrite reductase small subunit, whose protein sequence is MLSKKATILAVILGILVGTGAFTMRYAEGLSYLSADPKACANCHIMNPQYDSWQKSSHHAVATCVDCHLPHDFVGKYVAKAENGYHHSKAFTTQDFHEPIMIKGKNHRILQHNCVECHEDMVHEMFKRDISDPDAVQCIHCHADVGHGSLPTSIGGADRGLKRERENHE
- a CDS encoding permease, with the protein product MDLLLNILKEIWLVTVQMAPYLLFGFLMAGILSVLISKDYVRRHLGGHGWMGSFKAALVGVPMPICSCGVIPLAASLRKHGASRGATASFLASTPQTGIDSLMITYALLGWVFAVFRAIVAFASGVICGTAIAAVSPKEDAGTGECEDECCQPNQQPAIKRMLSYGFISLPRDIAKAMLVGIIISGIISGLIPDDFFADRLGGSPIAMLIMLVIGIPLYVCSSASVPIALAFIKAGLSPGAALVFLITGPATNAATLTTLWQIIGKKQLVVFLVVLALCALAAGYLMNLFSPVLGVAEQVCHGKETTSPLDLAWAVLLLAVLLKALLPKRT
- a CDS encoding SanA/YdcF family protein; amino-acid sequence: MRIFRLNPIIGILLFVLAGLASIPLAERWITLDSNARIHTDPGSIPKRKVGLLLGCAPNIYFHYRVKAAVDLFKAGRIDFILVSGDNHTATYDEASAMKNALTRRGVPGERVVCDFAGFSTIDSIVRAKEVFGQQQLTVISQEFHVRRALFIAKRKRIDAVGYCAQDVDFSIGGPTQFREALARVKTILDLYLLRRQPRFLGEPVPIGEEEAEIFSTDKA
- the mtaB gene encoding tRNA (N(6)-L-threonylcarbamoyladenosine(37)-C(2))-methylthiotransferase MtaB, with protein sequence MNENKLTTYFVNVLGCKVNQYDAQQIEQLLERYGLEKTDTSDDADLIVVHTCGVTADAARKSRQTIRKMQRNNPLAHVIVTGCAANDELTQVDQDPVFRVPAGADWLQRLVEQLDALAMPHRHGVDGITTDTFTISRFEGHTRAFLKVQDGCDIGCSFCIIPQLRKAPRDKAIADAVREATALTAAGYREIVVTGVSVGLYGREQGSSLAEMLRSLVAVPDIGRIRLSSLHPGELTAELLDVWASSPAIMPHLHLSLQSGSDAVLAAMRRGYTADEYLDAVERARAALDNPAFTTDVIVGFPGETDTYFQESHDFCRKVGFSQMHVFTYSPRPKTIAARMGNQVNGALAMERSEQLRALGEQLAADYHRQFAGKNAEVLVEGSKDGRATGYSRHYIPAEFGATEDLRGQMVSLPVRETSASGIVCDPGMLSRL